TTCCTGGATAAGACTATTAGTAAACAATAATGTTGGCTTTATCGCTGAAATTCATTATCATTAATGAAACAACTCTTCTATTCTTTATTCTCACTACTATATCGCCGTCTCCACTGAGAAATTCTTCATCTGCATCCTCGATGTCGTAGCCAAAGTTAATGTATAAGATATCATTTTGTCTATCATATTCCATCCAGATCTTATCTAAATCACTGATTTTATATTCTCTTACCTTTTCCTCACCGCTCATTTATTGATCATCTCTATCTCTTCAATGTATTAATTTTAGTATTAGATATTAGAACGGTGTAATTGTTATGTCTGCGAAGTCTACCGGTAATGGTAAACCTTTAGATTTGTATTCTTCGTATTTCTTCTCTAAAAACTC
This is a stretch of genomic DNA from Staphylothermus hellenicus DSM 12710. It encodes these proteins:
- a CDS encoding DUF2283 domain-containing protein, which codes for MSGEEKVREYKISDLDKIWMEYDRQNDILYINFGYDIEDADEEFLSGDGDIVVRIKNRRVVSLMIMNFSDKANIIVY